One Solanum lycopersicum chromosome 4, SLM_r2.1 DNA window includes the following coding sequences:
- the LOC101258455 gene encoding BTB/POZ domain-containing protein At2g30600 isoform X2 produces MMEKKQKKFLTVAPFECAWPNDLRFREAGRGCVAFDAFAHNDVTVVFREQVGSQHYHYKRDNCPHYTVIIGSHRNKRLKIEVDGKTVVDAAGVGLCCSSAFQSYWISIYDGLISIGKGRYPFQNLCFQWLDSNPNCTVQYIGLSSWDKHVGYRNVNVLPATPNHLSLWKHVDFVEHDFGEDDLEQELEDGIANYESWGLGKFLENWELSDMFFIVGKEERVVPAHKLVLEACGDFCLSSSVEEVVHLPDISYSVLHALLQYIYTGHTQILESDLCSLKSLSLQYKVMSLVRQCEEILERIMSDKQLVDSTQLVDIFYPSWLQCSKTFPYGLPINRERLERFLSTGEYSDLDLYVGVHDIVLRSHKVILGSWSTPFTKMFTNGMRESVSSVVCLKDVPLEAFKIMLEFMYSGELNKEATAGINTLLLQLLLLADEFGVTLLHQECCKILLECLSEDSVCPILQVISSIPSCKLIEETCERIFSMHFDYCTTASIDFVMLDESSFSNILQHTDLTVTSEERVLNAILLWCLQARELYGWEAVNELMVNSTPEMLFGERLESLNEFLHLVRFPLLSPDLLNKFEQSSLSQQIPTFDHLVKEALRFLEFEITDFQGNQRFQHRKSSFKELLYICDGDSNGVLYFAGTSYGKHQWVNPVLSKRVIITASSPISRCTDPKVLVSRNFQGTSVAGPQMEGGRNTSWWMVDIGPDHQLMCNYYTLRQDGSRAFIRRWNLQGSLDGKSWTNLRVHENDQTICKPGQFASWPVTGSNALLPFRFFRVLMTGPTTDDTNPWNCCICFLELYGYFR; encoded by the exons ATGATGGAGAAGAAGCAGAAGAAGTTTCTTACTGTGGCCCCGTTCGAGTGTGCCTGGCCTAATGATCTGAGATTTAGAGAAGCAGGGAGGGGTTGTGTAGCTTTTGATGCTTTCGCGCATAATGATGTAACAGTTGTTTTTCGGGAGCAGGTAGGGAGTCAGCACTATCACTACAAAAGGGATAACTGTCCACACTATACTGTAATCATTGGTAGTCATAGGAACAAGAGATTGAAAATCGAGGTTGATGGTAAAACGGTGGTGGACGCTGCTGGTGTCGGTCTTTGTTGTTCTTCAGCATTTCAAAGCTACTGGATTAGTATCTATGATGGATTAATTAGCATTGGCAAGGGAAGGTATCCTTTCCAGAATCTTTGCTTTCAGTGGCTTGATTCAAATCCCAATTGTACCGTTCAGTACATTGGTCTTAGCAGTTGGGATAAACATGTTGGCTACAGGAATGTTAATGTACTGCCTGCCACACCAAATCATTTATCTTTGTGGAAACATGTGGATTTTGTTGAGCATGATTTTGGAGAGGATGATTTAGAACAAGAGTTAGAAGATGGAATTGCTAATTATGAAAGTTGGGGTCTTGGAAAGTTTCTTGAGAATTGGGAGTTATCGGATATGTTTTTCATTGTTGGAAAGGAAGAAAGGGTTGTTCCAGCTCATAAGCTAGTTTTAGAGGCATGTGGGGATTTTTGTCTTAGTTCATCAGTTGAAGAAGTTGTTCACCTGCCAGACATAAGTTATTCTGTTCTTCATGCACTTCTTCAGTACATCTACACTGGACATACTCAG ATTTTGGAGTCTGATCTCTGCTCATTGAAGTCTTTGAGCTTACAATATAAAGTGATGTCATTGGTGAGGCAATGTGAAGAGATCCTTGAGCGAATTATGTCTGATAAGCAACTCGTTGACTCAACTCAGCTTGTTGACATATTTTATCCAAGCTGGCTTCAATGCAGCAAAACTTTTCCTTATGGGTTGCCAATTAATAGAGAAAGGCTTGAACGGTTCCTCTCGACTGGAGAGTATAGTGATCTAGACCTTTATGTTGGAGTTCATGATATTGTTTTGCGATCACATAAAGTAATCCTTGGGTCATGGAGTACTCCTTTCACAAAG ATGTTTACAAATGGAATGAGGGAGAGTGTTTCTTCAGTGGTCTGCTTAAAAGATGTTCCTCTTGAGGCATTCAAGATTATGCTAGAATTCATGTACAGTGGAGAACTTAATAAAGAAGCTACTGCAGGAATCAATACCTTGTTACTTCAGCTACTTTTACTAGCCGATGAGTTTGGGGTGACACTTCTTCATCAGGAGTGCTGCAAAATACTTCTGGAGTGCCTCTCAGAG GATTCAGTATGCCCAATTCTTCAAGTGATATCATCGATTCCCTCATGTAAGCTCATTGAAGAAACCTGTGAGAGGATATTCTCCATGCACTTCGATTATTGTACAACTGCAAGCATTGACTTTGTCATGTTAGATGAATCAAGTTTTAGCAATATCCTTCAG CATACAGATTTAACAGTGACATCTGAAGAGAGAGTTCTCAATGCCATCTTGCTTTGGTGCTTACAAGCAAGAGAACTGTATGGATGGGAAGCAGTAAACGAATTGATGGTAAATTCAACACCTGAGATGCTTTTTGGAGAGAGACTTGAGTCTCTAAATGAATTTCTGCATCTTGTGCGGTTCCCTTTACTTTCACCTGATTTGCTGAATAAG TTTGAACAGAGTAGCCTTAGCCAGCAAATTCCCACTTTTGACCATCTG GTTAAAGAGGCATTAAGATTTCTGGAATTTGAGATCACCGATTTTCAAGGCAACCAGAG ATTTCAGCATAGAAAATCAAGTTTTAAGGAGCTGCTCTACATATGCGATGGAGATAGCAACGGGGTCCTTTATTTTGCTGGCACATCATATGGGAAACACCAGTGGGTAAATCCTGTTTTGTCCAAG AGAGTAATTATCACGGCTAGTAGCCCCATTTCAAGATGCACTGATCCCAAGGTGTTGGTGTCAAGGAACTTCCAG GGTACATCTGTTGCTGGACCTCAGATGGAGGGGGGAAGAAACACTTCGTGGTGGATGGTTGATATTGGTCCGGATCACCAG CTCATGTGTAACTACTACACATTGAGACAGGATGGATCAAGAGCATTTATCAGACGTTGGAACCTTCAG GGCTCTTTGGATGGGAAAAGCTGGACAAATCTGAGAGTACATGAGAATGATCAAACTATTTGCAAGCCAGGTCAATTTGCATCATGGCCAGTTACTGGTTCAAATGCATTACTTCCTTTCAGATTCTTTCGAGTTCTCATGACCGGTCCTACTACAGACGATACTAACCCCTGGAACTGTTGCATCTGCTTCTTAGAACTCTATGGCTATTTTCGTTAG
- the LOC101258455 gene encoding BTB/POZ domain-containing protein At2g30600 isoform X1 gives MVHYQQYCQVSKEELFPQGEMMEKKQKKFLTVAPFECAWPNDLRFREAGRGCVAFDAFAHNDVTVVFREQVGSQHYHYKRDNCPHYTVIIGSHRNKRLKIEVDGKTVVDAAGVGLCCSSAFQSYWISIYDGLISIGKGRYPFQNLCFQWLDSNPNCTVQYIGLSSWDKHVGYRNVNVLPATPNHLSLWKHVDFVEHDFGEDDLEQELEDGIANYESWGLGKFLENWELSDMFFIVGKEERVVPAHKLVLEACGDFCLSSSVEEVVHLPDISYSVLHALLQYIYTGHTQILESDLCSLKSLSLQYKVMSLVRQCEEILERIMSDKQLVDSTQLVDIFYPSWLQCSKTFPYGLPINRERLERFLSTGEYSDLDLYVGVHDIVLRSHKVILGSWSTPFTKMFTNGMRESVSSVVCLKDVPLEAFKIMLEFMYSGELNKEATAGINTLLLQLLLLADEFGVTLLHQECCKILLECLSEDSVCPILQVISSIPSCKLIEETCERIFSMHFDYCTTASIDFVMLDESSFSNILQHTDLTVTSEERVLNAILLWCLQARELYGWEAVNELMVNSTPEMLFGERLESLNEFLHLVRFPLLSPDLLNKFEQSSLSQQIPTFDHLVKEALRFLEFEITDFQGNQRFQHRKSSFKELLYICDGDSNGVLYFAGTSYGKHQWVNPVLSKRVIITASSPISRCTDPKVLVSRNFQGTSVAGPQMEGGRNTSWWMVDIGPDHQLMCNYYTLRQDGSRAFIRRWNLQGSLDGKSWTNLRVHENDQTICKPGQFASWPVTGSNALLPFRFFRVLMTGPTTDDTNPWNCCICFLELYGYFR, from the exons ATGGTTCATTATCAGCAGTATTGTCAAGTGAGTAAAGAGGAATTGTTTCCTCAGGGAGAAATGATGGAGAAGAAGCAGAAGAAGTTTCTTACTGTGGCCCCGTTCGAGTGTGCCTGGCCTAATGATCTGAGATTTAGAGAAGCAGGGAGGGGTTGTGTAGCTTTTGATGCTTTCGCGCATAATGATGTAACAGTTGTTTTTCGGGAGCAGGTAGGGAGTCAGCACTATCACTACAAAAGGGATAACTGTCCACACTATACTGTAATCATTGGTAGTCATAGGAACAAGAGATTGAAAATCGAGGTTGATGGTAAAACGGTGGTGGACGCTGCTGGTGTCGGTCTTTGTTGTTCTTCAGCATTTCAAAGCTACTGGATTAGTATCTATGATGGATTAATTAGCATTGGCAAGGGAAGGTATCCTTTCCAGAATCTTTGCTTTCAGTGGCTTGATTCAAATCCCAATTGTACCGTTCAGTACATTGGTCTTAGCAGTTGGGATAAACATGTTGGCTACAGGAATGTTAATGTACTGCCTGCCACACCAAATCATTTATCTTTGTGGAAACATGTGGATTTTGTTGAGCATGATTTTGGAGAGGATGATTTAGAACAAGAGTTAGAAGATGGAATTGCTAATTATGAAAGTTGGGGTCTTGGAAAGTTTCTTGAGAATTGGGAGTTATCGGATATGTTTTTCATTGTTGGAAAGGAAGAAAGGGTTGTTCCAGCTCATAAGCTAGTTTTAGAGGCATGTGGGGATTTTTGTCTTAGTTCATCAGTTGAAGAAGTTGTTCACCTGCCAGACATAAGTTATTCTGTTCTTCATGCACTTCTTCAGTACATCTACACTGGACATACTCAG ATTTTGGAGTCTGATCTCTGCTCATTGAAGTCTTTGAGCTTACAATATAAAGTGATGTCATTGGTGAGGCAATGTGAAGAGATCCTTGAGCGAATTATGTCTGATAAGCAACTCGTTGACTCAACTCAGCTTGTTGACATATTTTATCCAAGCTGGCTTCAATGCAGCAAAACTTTTCCTTATGGGTTGCCAATTAATAGAGAAAGGCTTGAACGGTTCCTCTCGACTGGAGAGTATAGTGATCTAGACCTTTATGTTGGAGTTCATGATATTGTTTTGCGATCACATAAAGTAATCCTTGGGTCATGGAGTACTCCTTTCACAAAG ATGTTTACAAATGGAATGAGGGAGAGTGTTTCTTCAGTGGTCTGCTTAAAAGATGTTCCTCTTGAGGCATTCAAGATTATGCTAGAATTCATGTACAGTGGAGAACTTAATAAAGAAGCTACTGCAGGAATCAATACCTTGTTACTTCAGCTACTTTTACTAGCCGATGAGTTTGGGGTGACACTTCTTCATCAGGAGTGCTGCAAAATACTTCTGGAGTGCCTCTCAGAG GATTCAGTATGCCCAATTCTTCAAGTGATATCATCGATTCCCTCATGTAAGCTCATTGAAGAAACCTGTGAGAGGATATTCTCCATGCACTTCGATTATTGTACAACTGCAAGCATTGACTTTGTCATGTTAGATGAATCAAGTTTTAGCAATATCCTTCAG CATACAGATTTAACAGTGACATCTGAAGAGAGAGTTCTCAATGCCATCTTGCTTTGGTGCTTACAAGCAAGAGAACTGTATGGATGGGAAGCAGTAAACGAATTGATGGTAAATTCAACACCTGAGATGCTTTTTGGAGAGAGACTTGAGTCTCTAAATGAATTTCTGCATCTTGTGCGGTTCCCTTTACTTTCACCTGATTTGCTGAATAAG TTTGAACAGAGTAGCCTTAGCCAGCAAATTCCCACTTTTGACCATCTG GTTAAAGAGGCATTAAGATTTCTGGAATTTGAGATCACCGATTTTCAAGGCAACCAGAG ATTTCAGCATAGAAAATCAAGTTTTAAGGAGCTGCTCTACATATGCGATGGAGATAGCAACGGGGTCCTTTATTTTGCTGGCACATCATATGGGAAACACCAGTGGGTAAATCCTGTTTTGTCCAAG AGAGTAATTATCACGGCTAGTAGCCCCATTTCAAGATGCACTGATCCCAAGGTGTTGGTGTCAAGGAACTTCCAG GGTACATCTGTTGCTGGACCTCAGATGGAGGGGGGAAGAAACACTTCGTGGTGGATGGTTGATATTGGTCCGGATCACCAG CTCATGTGTAACTACTACACATTGAGACAGGATGGATCAAGAGCATTTATCAGACGTTGGAACCTTCAG GGCTCTTTGGATGGGAAAAGCTGGACAAATCTGAGAGTACATGAGAATGATCAAACTATTTGCAAGCCAGGTCAATTTGCATCATGGCCAGTTACTGGTTCAAATGCATTACTTCCTTTCAGATTCTTTCGAGTTCTCATGACCGGTCCTACTACAGACGATACTAACCCCTGGAACTGTTGCATCTGCTTCTTAGAACTCTATGGCTATTTTCGTTAG
- the LOC101258748 gene encoding G2/mitotic-specific cyclin-2 has protein sequence MAGSDENYPGVIRPSNLQGGLRPGVGGKVNGGLGQNRRALSTINKNVMGAPPLHCAVVHKRNDITENKASAANKIPPVPIHRPITRKLAAQIASKQHQPAVEVTKPPVPVVPVRNESEDCIIIDAEDYKTTGNSSVPMFVQHTEAMMEEIDRMDEEIEMEDAEDWSIVDIDSPDKKNSLAVVEYIDDIYAYYKKSEIVSCVPPNYMEQQFDINERMRGILIDWLIEVHYKFELMEETLYLTVNLIDRFLAVQSVIRKKLQLVGITAMLLACKYEEVTVPVVEDLILISDRAYTRKEVLEMEKLMVNTLQFNMTVPTVYAFMRRFLKAAQSDKKVELVSFFLIELCLVEYEMLRFPPSMLAAAAIFTAQCTLGVSKEWNKTCEKHSSYVKDQLLECSKLMVCFHQKAAIGKLTGVHRKYSTSKYGYATRCEPASFLLEAWF, from the exons ATGGCTGGATCAGATGAGAATTACCCAGGAGTGATTAGGCCTTCAAATCTTCAAG GGGGATTGAGGCCTGGTGTTGGAGGAAAAGTGAATGGAGGGTTGGGGCAAAATAGGAGGGCACTAAGCACAATCAATAAGAATGTGATGGGAGCTCCCCCATTACACTGTGCTGTTGTCCACAAGAGAAATGACATTACTGA aAACAAAGCCAGTGCTGCTAACAAGATCCCTCCTGTTCCGATTCATCGTCCAATCACAAG GAAGTTAGCTGCGCAAATCGCAAGCAAACAGCATCAACCAGCAGTTGAG GTAACAAAGCCACCAGTCCCAGTGGTACCTGTTAGAAATGAATCAGAAGACTGCATTATTATTGATGCTGAAGATTACAAGACCACTGGTAATTCCTCTGTGCCAATGTTTGTGCAACATACAGAAGCGATGATGGAGGAAATTGATAGGATG GATGAGGAAATagagatggaagatgcagaAGATTGGTCAATTGTGGACATAGACAGTCCTGATAAAAAGAACTCACTTGCGGTAGTGGAATACATCGACGACATCTATGCTTACTACAAGAAGTCTGAG ATTGTTAGCTGCGTCCCTCCAAACTATATGGAACAACAATTTGACATCAATGAGAGGATGAGAGGCATCCTCATTGACTGGCTGATTGAG GTACACTACAAGTTTGAACTGATGGAGGAGACATTGTATTTGACTGTGAATCTCATCGATAGATTCCTGGCAGTTCAGTCAGTTATTAGGAAAAAACTTCAACTTGTTGGAATAACAGCTATGCTTCTTGCCTGCAAATATGAAGAGGTTACTGTACCTGTAGTGGAGGATTTAATTTTGATCTCTGACAGGGCTTACACCAGAAAAGAAGTGCTTGAAATG GAAAAGTTGATGGTTAATACCTTACAGTTCAACATGACAGTGCCTACAGTGTATGCGTTTATGAGACGGTTTCTTAAAGCAGCTCAGTCTGATAAGAAG GTGGAGCTAGTGTCATTCTTCTTGATAGAGCTATGTCTAGTGGAGTATGAAATGCTTCGGTTCCCACCATCAATGCTTGCAGCTGCTGCTATCTTTACTGCACAATGCACTCTCGGTGTGTCTAAGGAGTGGAATAAAACCTGTGAGAAGCATAGCAGCTATGTCAAAGATCAACTTTT GGAATGCTCAAAATTGATGGTTTGTTTCCATCAGAAGGCAGCAATTGGGAAACTTACTGGCGTGCACCGAAAGTACAGCACTTCTAAATATGGCTATGCTACTAGATGTGAACCAGCTTCTTTTCTATTAGAAGCATGGTTTTAG
- the LOC101259042 gene encoding U-box domain-containing protein 15 isoform X2 has product MVSAGEIEFEQGFKMDEENDQSNRITTPIDNKDLVYELMGIIHIISSYAEFRRTQRKESRNLVRRMKLLLPLLEEIRDFQGKIPESGVHCLVKMKKAFHSAKKLLKTCHCGSKLYLVELMIIQFKRSKKRIDTQDMELAMDLMVSLSSENDRNADSASIERLAKKLELHTVEDLKAEMISVNEVIKERRSHNAENTQRIVDLLDKLKKLAGMEETGPCDEPVMPKALEKSTSIAIPNEFLCPITLQIMADPVIISTGQTYERDSIQQWLDSNHHTCPKTGETLTHLSLAPNFALRNLIEEWCSKNNFQLPAKEAPTNPESPCAGSDEKLLSLIKDLSFSHLEVQRKAVTKIRMLSKENPEKRTLIANYGGIPPLVLLLSYPDSKIQEHAVTALLNLSIDESNKKLISRENAIPEIIEILQNGSVGAKENSAAALFSLSMLDENKVAIGSLNGIPPLIDLLKNGTIRGRKDAITALFNLCFNHANKSIAIQAGIVAPLLQLLEEKHLDMVDETLSILLILATHPEGRQVIGKLSFIETLVNLMKDGTPKNKECSVAVLFELSTYNSNLMLAALQYGVYEYLVEISKEGTDRGQRKAKSILQLMTKTEQIPY; this is encoded by the exons ATGGTATCAGCTGGGGAAATAGAATTTGAACAAGGGTTTAAAATGGATGAAGAAAATGATCAATCAAATCGTATTACAACTCCTATTGATAATAAGGATTTGGTATACGAACTTATGGGTATAATTCATATTATAAGTTCTTACGCAGAATTTAGGAGGACTCAAAGAAAGGAAAGTCGTAATCTTGTACGTAGGATGAAACTTTTATTACCCCTTTTAGAAGAAATTCGAGATTTCCAAGGAAAAATACCTGAATCAGGTGTTCATTGTTTGGTGAAAATGAAGAAGGCATTTCATTCTGCTAAAAAGTTGTTAAAAACTTGTCATTGTGGTAGCAAACTTTATCTG GTGGAGTTGATGATCATTCAATTTAAAAGGTCTAAGAAACGAATTGATACTCAAGATATGGAACTCGCGATGGATTTGATGGTTtcattgtcctcggagaatgatcGAAATGCAGATAGTGCTAGTATAGAAAGGCTAGCGAAAAAACTGGAATTGCATACAGTTGAGGATTTAAAAGCTGAAATGATATCAGTTAATGAAGTTATAAAAGAAAGACGATCACATAATGCTGAGAACACACAACGAATCGTTGATCTTCTTGACAAATTGAAGAAATTAGCAGGTATGGAAGAAACTGGTCCTTGTGATGAACCTGTTATGCCTAAAGCTCTCGAGAAATCAACCTCGATAGCTATACCAAACGAGTTTCTTTGTCCTATCACATTACAGATTATGGCTGATCCTGTTATTATCTCAACAGGACAG ACGTATGAAAGAGATAGTATACAACAGTGGTTGGATTCAAATCATCATACATGTCCGAAAACGGGGGAAACTTTGACACATTTGTCATTAGCACCAAACTTTGCTCTAAGGAATTTAATTGAAGAGTGGTGTTCGAAAAACAACTTTCAACTTCCAGCAAAAGAGGCTCCAACGAACCCTGAAAGTCCTTGTGCTGGAAGTGATGAAAAGCTATTGTCGTTGATTAAAGACCtgtcttttagtcatttagaAGTGCAGAGAAAGGCTGTAACAAAGATCAGAATGCTTTCGAAAGAAAATCCAGAGAAACGAACATTGATAGCTAATTATGGAGGAATTCCACCACTGGTGTTGCTACTTTCCTATCCGGATTCAAAAATCCAGGAACATGCTGTGACAGCTCTTTTAAACTTGTCAATCGATGAATCAAACAAGAAACTTATATCCAGAGAAAACGCGATTCCTGAAATAATAGAGATTTTGCAAAATGGAAGTGTTGGAGCTAAAGAGAACTCTGCAGCAGCATTATTTAGCTTATCAATGCTTGATGAAAACAAAGTAGCTATAGGTTCGTTAAATGGCATCCCTCCGTTGATTGATCTGTTAAAAAACGGAACAATCAGAGGGAGGAAGGATGCCATTACTGCACTTTTCAATCTATGTTTCAACCATGCTAACAAAAGTATCGCGATCCAAGCTGGGATTGTAGCACCATTACTTCAACTACTAGAGGAAAAACACTTAGACATGGTTGATGAGACATTGTCAATATTGTTGATTCTCGCGACTCATCCAGAAGGCAGACAGGTAATTGGAAAGCTTTCCTTCATCGAAACACTTGTAAATTTGATGAAGGATGGCACTCCCAAGAACAAGGAATGTTCTGTTGCTGTGCTTTTCGAGTTGAGTACCTACAATTCAAATCTTATGCTTGCTGCTCTTCAATACGGCGTGTATGAATATCTAGTAGAGATAAGTAAGGAGGGAACTGATCGCGGCCAAAGGAAAGCAAAATCAATACTACAACTTATGACCAAAACTGAGCAGATCCCATATTGA
- the LOC101259042 gene encoding U-box domain-containing protein 15 isoform X1, which yields MVSAGEIEFEQGFKMDEENDQSNRITTPIDNKDLVYELMGIIHIISSYAEFRRTQRKESRNLVRRMKLLLPLLEEIRDFQGKIPESGVHCLVKMKKAFHSAKKLLKTCHCGSKLYLALESEAVIRRFHSVYEKLSQTLDGMPYEELGISDEEKEQVELMIIQFKRSKKRIDTQDMELAMDLMVSLSSENDRNADSASIERLAKKLELHTVEDLKAEMISVNEVIKERRSHNAENTQRIVDLLDKLKKLAGMEETGPCDEPVMPKALEKSTSIAIPNEFLCPITLQIMADPVIISTGQTYERDSIQQWLDSNHHTCPKTGETLTHLSLAPNFALRNLIEEWCSKNNFQLPAKEAPTNPESPCAGSDEKLLSLIKDLSFSHLEVQRKAVTKIRMLSKENPEKRTLIANYGGIPPLVLLLSYPDSKIQEHAVTALLNLSIDESNKKLISRENAIPEIIEILQNGSVGAKENSAAALFSLSMLDENKVAIGSLNGIPPLIDLLKNGTIRGRKDAITALFNLCFNHANKSIAIQAGIVAPLLQLLEEKHLDMVDETLSILLILATHPEGRQVIGKLSFIETLVNLMKDGTPKNKECSVAVLFELSTYNSNLMLAALQYGVYEYLVEISKEGTDRGQRKAKSILQLMTKTEQIPY from the exons ATGGTATCAGCTGGGGAAATAGAATTTGAACAAGGGTTTAAAATGGATGAAGAAAATGATCAATCAAATCGTATTACAACTCCTATTGATAATAAGGATTTGGTATACGAACTTATGGGTATAATTCATATTATAAGTTCTTACGCAGAATTTAGGAGGACTCAAAGAAAGGAAAGTCGTAATCTTGTACGTAGGATGAAACTTTTATTACCCCTTTTAGAAGAAATTCGAGATTTCCAAGGAAAAATACCTGAATCAGGTGTTCATTGTTTGGTGAAAATGAAGAAGGCATTTCATTCTGCTAAAAAGTTGTTAAAAACTTGTCATTGTGGTAGCAAACTTTATCTG GCTTTGGAAAGTGAGGCTGTTATAAGGAGATTTCATTCtgtatatgaaaaattaagCCAAACTTTGGATGGAATGCCTTATGAAGAACTTGGTATTTCAGATGAAGAGAAAGAACAG GTGGAGTTGATGATCATTCAATTTAAAAGGTCTAAGAAACGAATTGATACTCAAGATATGGAACTCGCGATGGATTTGATGGTTtcattgtcctcggagaatgatcGAAATGCAGATAGTGCTAGTATAGAAAGGCTAGCGAAAAAACTGGAATTGCATACAGTTGAGGATTTAAAAGCTGAAATGATATCAGTTAATGAAGTTATAAAAGAAAGACGATCACATAATGCTGAGAACACACAACGAATCGTTGATCTTCTTGACAAATTGAAGAAATTAGCAGGTATGGAAGAAACTGGTCCTTGTGATGAACCTGTTATGCCTAAAGCTCTCGAGAAATCAACCTCGATAGCTATACCAAACGAGTTTCTTTGTCCTATCACATTACAGATTATGGCTGATCCTGTTATTATCTCAACAGGACAG ACGTATGAAAGAGATAGTATACAACAGTGGTTGGATTCAAATCATCATACATGTCCGAAAACGGGGGAAACTTTGACACATTTGTCATTAGCACCAAACTTTGCTCTAAGGAATTTAATTGAAGAGTGGTGTTCGAAAAACAACTTTCAACTTCCAGCAAAAGAGGCTCCAACGAACCCTGAAAGTCCTTGTGCTGGAAGTGATGAAAAGCTATTGTCGTTGATTAAAGACCtgtcttttagtcatttagaAGTGCAGAGAAAGGCTGTAACAAAGATCAGAATGCTTTCGAAAGAAAATCCAGAGAAACGAACATTGATAGCTAATTATGGAGGAATTCCACCACTGGTGTTGCTACTTTCCTATCCGGATTCAAAAATCCAGGAACATGCTGTGACAGCTCTTTTAAACTTGTCAATCGATGAATCAAACAAGAAACTTATATCCAGAGAAAACGCGATTCCTGAAATAATAGAGATTTTGCAAAATGGAAGTGTTGGAGCTAAAGAGAACTCTGCAGCAGCATTATTTAGCTTATCAATGCTTGATGAAAACAAAGTAGCTATAGGTTCGTTAAATGGCATCCCTCCGTTGATTGATCTGTTAAAAAACGGAACAATCAGAGGGAGGAAGGATGCCATTACTGCACTTTTCAATCTATGTTTCAACCATGCTAACAAAAGTATCGCGATCCAAGCTGGGATTGTAGCACCATTACTTCAACTACTAGAGGAAAAACACTTAGACATGGTTGATGAGACATTGTCAATATTGTTGATTCTCGCGACTCATCCAGAAGGCAGACAGGTAATTGGAAAGCTTTCCTTCATCGAAACACTTGTAAATTTGATGAAGGATGGCACTCCCAAGAACAAGGAATGTTCTGTTGCTGTGCTTTTCGAGTTGAGTACCTACAATTCAAATCTTATGCTTGCTGCTCTTCAATACGGCGTGTATGAATATCTAGTAGAGATAAGTAAGGAGGGAACTGATCGCGGCCAAAGGAAAGCAAAATCAATACTACAACTTATGACCAAAACTGAGCAGATCCCATATTGA
- the LOC101259630 gene encoding uncharacterized protein has product MVNSEPLHNGVTTGGTGMPAFDKQLPGVSRKTALRDVQNQKTSLMSSHQENSHFLGVRPIADPTRVCGTKRLTPERPSNTNSSKSLSSNDTNDNILNARRRFDLELGKGRLQSNVDKFVEATHSKNLSQLQRTIPQKQNLQREGSNGHPPVASPKHLAPMMTFSHGGPSIPNSIGKAANNSRALPIDSSKLSPQPMRTLDVKAEEDQKLTEHFIRLQKFLKQCDEANQTEYLQLLLRLSPPELSRHAVDLEKRAIQLTIEEGKEMQRVKNLNVLGKSTLFSSLTQTVPLVPIKK; this is encoded by the exons ATGGTCAACTCTGAACCCCTTCATAATGGTGTGACCACTGGTGGAACTGGTATGCCAGCGTTTGATAAGCAACTTCCTGGTGTATCAAGAAAGACAGCTTTGAGAGATGTGCAGAATCAAAAAACCAGCTTGATGAGTAGCCATCaagaaaattcacattttttagGCGTAAGACCTATTGCAGATCCAACTAGGGTATGTGGAACTAAGAGGCTTACACCTGAGCGTCCTTCAAATACCAATTCTAGCAAATCTTTGAGCAGCAATGATACAAATGACAATATACTTAATGCTCGACGAAGATTTGATCTAGAACTGGGTAAAGGAAGACTTCAGAGCAATGTGGACAAATTTGTGGAGGCTACTCACTCAAAGAACCTGAGTCAGTTGCAGAGGACAATTCCTCAAAAGCAAAATCTACAGAGGGAAGGTAGTAATGGTCATCCTCCTGTAGCATCACCAAAGCATTTGGCACCTATGATGACATTTTCTCATGGTGGACCATCAATTCCTAATTCTATTGGCAAGGCTGCTAACAACTCTCGTGCTCTTCCAATTGATTCTTCTAAGCTTTCTCCCCAGCCAATGCGTACTTTGGATGTCAAGGCGGAAGAAGATCAGAAATTGACAGAACATTTCATTCGTCTGCAGAAGTTCCTGAAACAGTGTGATGAAGCAAACCAAACAGAATACCTTCAGC TGCTTCTACGTTTGTCACCACCTGAGCTTAGCAGACATGCCGTTGACTTGGAGAAAAGGGCTATCCAGTTGACAATAGAAGAAG GAAAGGAGATGCAACGAGTGAAGAACCTCAATGTTTTGGGAAAATCCACCCTGTTTTCCAGCTTAACTCAGACAGTTCCATTAGTCCCAATCAAGAAATGA